The [Bacillus] selenitireducens MLS10 genome includes a region encoding these proteins:
- the sigH gene encoding RNA polymerase sporulation sigma factor SigH, giving the protein MNRNLQQSMHQLTDEEVVEYVREGDSQALEYLIEKYRNFVRAKSRSYFLIGADHEDILQEGMIGLYKAIRDFKQGKESSFRAFAELCITRQIITAIKTATRQKHIPLNSYVSLDKPIYEEDSDRTLLDVIMSSEELDPEEMFISQEDAARIEGTMNNVLSDLEQKALMLYLEGSSYQEISEELNRHVKSIDNALQRVKRKLENHKDFKSAELFD; this is encoded by the coding sequence GTGAACAGGAATCTGCAGCAATCCATGCATCAGCTTACGGATGAAGAGGTTGTCGAATACGTCAGGGAAGGCGATTCCCAGGCGCTGGAGTATTTGATTGAGAAATACCGGAACTTTGTGCGGGCCAAATCCCGCTCGTATTTTCTGATCGGAGCGGATCATGAGGATATTCTTCAGGAAGGGATGATCGGTCTCTACAAAGCGATTCGTGACTTCAAGCAGGGGAAGGAATCTTCGTTCCGGGCTTTTGCTGAGCTTTGCATTACGAGACAGATCATCACCGCCATCAAGACAGCCACCCGTCAGAAGCATATTCCGCTGAACTCCTACGTCTCTCTCGATAAACCGATCTACGAGGAAGACTCGGACCGGACCCTCCTCGACGTGATTATGAGTTCCGAGGAGCTTGACCCGGAAGAGATGTTCATCAGCCAGGAAGATGCGGCGCGGATTGAGGGGACGATGAACAACGTCCTGTCCGATCTCGAACAGAAGGCGCTGATGCTGTATCTTGAAGGAAGCAGCTATCAGGAGATCTCCGAAGAGCTGAACCGGCACGTCAAGTCCATCGACAATGCCCTGCAGAGGGTCAAGAGAAAGCTTGAGAACCACAAAGATTTCAAAAGTGCAGAACTATTTGATTAA
- the rplK gene encoding 50S ribosomal protein L11 — MAKKVIKVVKLQIPAGKANPAPPVGPALGQAGVNIMGFCKEFNARTQEDAGLIIPVEITVFEDRSFTFITKTPPAAVLLKKAAGIDSGSGEPNKNKVATIKRDKVKEIAETKMPDLNAADVEAAMRMVEGTARSMGIVVED; from the coding sequence GTGGCTAAAAAGGTCATTAAAGTAGTGAAACTTCAAATTCCTGCAGGCAAAGCGAATCCGGCACCACCGGTCGGACCGGCACTCGGTCAAGCTGGTGTTAATATCATGGGATTCTGTAAGGAATTTAATGCTCGTACGCAAGAAGATGCGGGCCTGATCATTCCTGTTGAAATCACAGTGTTTGAAGACCGTTCATTCACTTTTATCACGAAAACTCCACCAGCAGCGGTTCTGCTTAAAAAAGCAGCCGGAATCGACTCTGGTTCAGGAGAGCCAAACAAGAACAAAGTGGCTACAATCAAGCGTGATAAAGTTAAAGAAATCGCTGAAACAAAGATGCCTGACCTGAACGCAGCAGATGTAGAAGCTGCTATGCGTATGGTTGAAGGTACTGCCCGCAGCATGGGTATTGTCGTAGAAGACTAA
- the secE gene encoding preprotein translocase subunit SecE codes for MAEQEQPKSKNPIKFLKDVSTEMKRVTWPNRQELTKYTIVVSTTVIIMAIFFAISDFAISGILDLITN; via the coding sequence ATGGCAGAACAAGAACAGCCGAAGTCGAAGAACCCGATCAAATTCCTGAAAGATGTCTCAACGGAAATGAAGCGTGTGACATGGCCGAACCGTCAGGAATTGACGAAATACACGATCGTCGTCAGCACGACGGTCATCATCATGGCCATCTTCTTTGCAATCTCTGACTTTGCGATCTCAGGTATTCTCGATTTGATTACCAACTGA
- the gltX gene encoding glutamate--tRNA ligase, with the protein MSNDIRVRFAPSPTGHLHIGGARSALFNYLFARNQGGKFIVRIEDTDQARNVETATEKLMESMKWLGIDWDESVDVGGPHAPYRSMERLDLYNRYVDQLLKEGKAFHCYMTEEELEAEREEQRKRGETPMYSGRDRHLTDEQKRAYEAEGKKPVVRFMVPKGQEIVVDDAVRGKVTFDSDGIGDFVIVRTDGIPTYNFAVTVDDHTMGISHVIRGEEHLSNAPLQVMLYEALGFETPTFAHASLILNEDRQKMSKRDESIIQFVEQYRDLGYMPEAIVNFIALLGWSPGGEQEIMTKNELIEAFSLDRVVKAPAVFDTKKLSWMNNQYMKEADDDQVVWLAQPHLQKAGKLPEMMSDEQKQWAYDLIVLHKEKMDCGADIVPLTELFFQDEIEYDEDAKAILGEEQVPEVLEAFLKNLDSLEEFEAAAIKKAMKDVQKSTGHKGKKLFMPIRVAVSGQQHGPDLPQMIALLGRTVVTTRLKGLL; encoded by the coding sequence ATGAGTAATGACATCCGGGTGCGTTTTGCACCCAGCCCGACAGGCCATCTGCACATTGGAGGTGCACGATCGGCCCTGTTCAACTATTTGTTTGCCCGTAATCAGGGCGGGAAATTCATCGTGCGCATTGAAGACACAGATCAGGCACGGAACGTGGAGACAGCGACGGAAAAGCTGATGGAAAGCATGAAATGGCTCGGTATCGACTGGGATGAATCCGTCGACGTCGGCGGTCCGCACGCCCCGTACCGAAGCATGGAACGACTTGATCTGTATAACCGCTATGTGGATCAGCTCTTGAAAGAAGGCAAGGCCTTTCACTGTTACATGACGGAAGAAGAGCTTGAAGCAGAGCGCGAAGAGCAGCGAAAACGCGGCGAGACGCCGATGTACAGCGGCCGTGACCGCCATTTGACCGATGAACAGAAGCGTGCCTACGAAGCGGAAGGGAAGAAACCGGTTGTCCGTTTCATGGTACCGAAAGGACAGGAGATCGTCGTTGATGATGCCGTCCGCGGCAAGGTCACCTTCGACTCTGACGGGATCGGTGATTTCGTCATCGTCCGTACAGACGGGATTCCGACCTATAACTTCGCGGTGACGGTCGATGACCATACGATGGGGATCAGCCACGTGATCCGCGGGGAGGAGCACCTCTCTAATGCGCCCCTTCAGGTGATGCTGTATGAGGCACTCGGGTTTGAAACGCCGACGTTTGCCCATGCGTCACTCATTTTGAACGAGGACCGTCAAAAGATGAGCAAGCGTGACGAGTCGATCATTCAGTTCGTGGAACAGTACCGCGACCTTGGCTATATGCCTGAAGCGATCGTGAACTTCATCGCCCTCCTTGGCTGGAGCCCGGGTGGCGAACAGGAAATCATGACGAAGAACGAGCTTATCGAAGCCTTCAGTCTCGATCGTGTCGTGAAAGCCCCTGCGGTTTTCGATACGAAGAAGCTGTCCTGGATGAACAATCAGTATATGAAAGAAGCGGACGACGACCAGGTGGTCTGGCTCGCTCAGCCTCACCTGCAAAAGGCAGGGAAGCTGCCGGAGATGATGAGCGACGAACAGAAGCAGTGGGCGTACGACCTGATTGTTCTTCATAAGGAAAAGATGGACTGCGGTGCGGATATCGTCCCGTTGACGGAGCTCTTTTTCCAAGATGAGATTGAGTACGATGAGGACGCGAAGGCGATTCTTGGCGAAGAACAGGTACCGGAAGTGCTCGAAGCCTTCCTGAAGAACCTCGACAGCCTTGAGGAATTTGAAGCGGCCGCTATCAAAAAAGCCATGAAAGATGTGCAGAAATCAACGGGACATAAGGGCAAAAAGCTCTTCATGCCGATCCGTGTGGCCGTCTCAGGCCAGCAGCACGGCCCGGATCTCCCGCAAATGATCGCGCTTCTCGGCAGAACAGTTGTCACAACCCGCCTGAAAGGGTTATTATAA
- the cysS gene encoding cysteine--tRNA ligase — MTIQLYNTLTRQKETFQPIEEGKVKMYVCGPTVYNYIHIGNARPAVVFDMVRRYLEYRGYDVTYVSNFTDVDDKIIKAANELDEDVMTVAERYIAAYYNDTEALGVRKADLHPRVTESMDDIITFITRLIDKGYAYESSGDVYFRTRKFDTYGQLSQQSLDDLQAGARIQVEEKKEDPLDFVLWKTAKEGEIAWSSPWGEGRPGWHIECSAMVKKHLGDTIDIHAGGQDLSFPHHENEIAQSEALNEQRMANYWIHNGYINIDNEKMSKSLNNFILVHDIIRQFDPDVVRFFIVNAHYRSPINFSDEQLETAKTSLERIQTTYENLTYRLGESADLGGGQDKWFALIRKEGERFIASMDDDFNSANAVAVMFDLVRQANIYLTEKHTSKEVLEAFLKQFDDMAFVLGIAVKRQAELLDEDVEQLIEERIQARKDRDFARADEIRDSLKDQGIILEDTPQGTRWKRGS, encoded by the coding sequence GTGACCATACAGCTTTATAACACGCTGACACGACAAAAAGAAACGTTTCAACCGATCGAAGAAGGAAAGGTCAAGATGTATGTCTGCGGCCCGACCGTCTACAACTATATTCATATCGGCAATGCCCGTCCGGCCGTTGTCTTCGATATGGTGCGCCGCTACCTCGAATACCGGGGCTATGATGTGACGTATGTCTCGAATTTCACGGATGTGGATGACAAAATCATCAAAGCCGCAAACGAGCTCGACGAAGACGTCATGACCGTTGCCGAGCGATACATCGCCGCTTATTACAACGACACCGAAGCCCTCGGCGTCAGAAAAGCGGACCTGCACCCGAGGGTGACCGAGTCCATGGATGATATCATCACGTTTATTACCCGCCTCATCGACAAAGGCTACGCCTACGAATCGTCCGGGGATGTGTACTTCCGTACGAGAAAGTTTGACACTTACGGTCAGCTTTCCCAACAGTCCCTCGATGATCTCCAGGCCGGTGCGAGGATCCAGGTCGAAGAGAAGAAAGAAGATCCCCTCGACTTCGTGCTCTGGAAAACGGCGAAGGAAGGGGAGATCGCATGGTCAAGTCCGTGGGGAGAAGGACGCCCGGGCTGGCATATTGAATGCTCCGCCATGGTCAAAAAACACCTCGGCGACACGATTGACATTCATGCCGGGGGGCAAGACCTGTCTTTTCCGCATCATGAAAATGAAATCGCCCAGTCCGAGGCACTGAATGAACAGCGGATGGCGAATTACTGGATTCATAACGGCTACATCAATATCGACAACGAAAAGATGTCCAAGTCACTGAACAACTTCATTCTCGTTCACGACATCATCCGTCAGTTCGACCCGGATGTGGTCCGGTTCTTCATCGTGAACGCACACTACCGGAGCCCGATCAACTTCAGCGATGAGCAGCTTGAGACGGCAAAGACGAGTCTTGAGCGCATCCAGACGACCTATGAGAACCTCACGTACCGTCTCGGTGAAAGTGCGGATCTCGGCGGGGGTCAGGACAAGTGGTTTGCCCTCATCAGGAAAGAAGGCGAGCGGTTCATCGCTTCGATGGACGATGACTTCAACAGCGCCAACGCAGTGGCGGTCATGTTTGATCTCGTCAGACAGGCAAACATTTACCTGACGGAAAAGCATACTTCAAAAGAAGTCCTTGAAGCCTTTCTCAAGCAGTTTGATGACATGGCATTCGTTCTTGGCATTGCCGTAAAGCGGCAGGCGGAGCTGTTGGACGAAGATGTGGAACAGCTCATTGAAGAGCGGATCCAGGCGAGGAAAGACCGGGATTTTGCCCGGGCGGATGAGATTCGTGATTCACTGAAAGATCAGGGGATTATCCTCGAAGACACGCCGCAGGGCACGCGCTGGAAGCGGGGTTCATAG
- the rpmG gene encoding 50S ribosomal protein L33, with product MSTKAVLACSECHSRNYTTMKTDSAGSDRLTIKKYCKTCKAHTVHKETK from the coding sequence ATGTCAACGAAAGCCGTACTGGCCTGCAGCGAATGTCACTCCCGCAATTATACCACCATGAAAACCGACAGCGCCGGCAGTGACCGGTTGACGATAAAGAAGTACTGCAAGACCTGTAAGGCACATACCGTACACAAGGAAACGAAGTAA
- a CDS encoding Mini-ribonuclease 3: MDLNETVNEPEQLNALALAYMGDGVFDVYIRYRLISQGQVRPNQLHRRATAYVSAKAQALILYSMQEQGVLREEEEAVVRRGRNAKSGTIPKHTDQQTYRMSTAFEALIGYLYLTKQHERMDELIQYAVDWIEGKEELSHD; the protein is encoded by the coding sequence ATGGATTTAAACGAGACCGTGAACGAACCGGAACAGCTCAATGCCCTGGCGCTCGCCTATATGGGAGACGGGGTCTTTGACGTCTATATCCGCTACCGCCTGATTTCGCAGGGGCAGGTCAGGCCGAATCAGCTGCACAGGCGGGCAACGGCTTATGTATCGGCAAAAGCCCAGGCGCTGATCCTTTACAGTATGCAAGAACAGGGTGTTCTCCGTGAAGAGGAAGAGGCAGTGGTCCGGCGGGGGCGAAACGCCAAGTCGGGCACGATCCCGAAACATACCGATCAGCAAACGTATCGGATGAGCACCGCTTTTGAAGCACTGATCGGCTATTTATACCTGACGAAACAGCACGAACGGATGGATGAACTGATTCAGTATGCGGTGGACTGGATCGAAGGAAAGGAGGAATTGTCTCATGACTGA
- the epsC gene encoding serine O-acetyltransferase EpsC: protein MKQAFKTLKNDVDIVLDQDPAARNRFEVIMTYSGVHAIWNHRIAHALWNRKFFFLARVISQISRFFTGIEIHPGAQIGQHLFIDHGMGVVIGETCEIGDNVTIFQGVTLGGTGKEKGKRHPTIEDHVLIATGAKVLGSMTIGAHSRIGAGSVVLKEVPPHATVVGIPGKVVMKNGVKVADSHDHHKLPDPIADKFDSLEQELKELREEVARLKKQGGQDRDHTAL from the coding sequence GTGAAACAAGCATTCAAAACACTGAAAAACGATGTAGATATCGTTCTCGACCAGGACCCTGCCGCAAGGAACCGTTTTGAAGTCATCATGACCTATTCAGGCGTGCATGCCATCTGGAACCACCGGATCGCCCACGCTCTCTGGAACCGGAAATTCTTTTTCCTGGCGAGGGTCATCTCTCAGATAAGCCGTTTTTTCACCGGGATCGAGATCCACCCCGGCGCGCAGATCGGCCAGCATCTGTTCATCGACCACGGCATGGGCGTCGTCATTGGTGAGACGTGCGAGATCGGCGACAACGTCACGATCTTTCAGGGCGTGACCCTTGGCGGTACGGGGAAGGAAAAAGGCAAACGCCACCCGACGATTGAGGATCACGTCCTGATCGCCACAGGTGCCAAGGTGCTCGGCTCGATGACGATCGGTGCCCATTCACGGATTGGTGCAGGGTCCGTCGTCTTAAAGGAAGTGCCGCCGCACGCCACCGTTGTCGGGATTCCGGGAAAGGTCGTCATGAAGAACGGAGTCAAGGTCGCCGACTCGCATGACCACCACAAGCTCCCTGACCCGATCGCTGACAAATTTGATTCACTTGAACAGGAACTGAAAGAACTGCGGGAAGAAGTGGCCCGCCTTAAAAAACAAGGAGGACAGGACCGTGACCATACAGCTTTATAA
- a CDS encoding RNA polymerase sigma factor, translated as MDEELVKDALKGDERAFETLHARHADDVFRYVYMKVGNRQDAEELLQDVFVKMVRNLAGFSGKSTFRTWLFSIVRHTVIDYYRKKGRLQKEQPVENDLLEAVSDTTASAEEVASNREKRSHVSDAFNSLPEGHREILYLRFMEGFSLKETARITGKSVMAVKSLQKRAQAKMGEQVDEEVNIHV; from the coding sequence GTGGACGAAGAACTGGTCAAAGATGCGCTCAAAGGCGATGAACGGGCCTTTGAGACGCTTCACGCGAGGCATGCGGATGATGTGTTCCGCTATGTATACATGAAAGTCGGCAACAGGCAGGACGCGGAAGAACTCTTGCAGGATGTATTCGTAAAGATGGTTCGCAACCTGGCCGGGTTTTCCGGCAAATCAACCTTTCGGACCTGGCTGTTTTCGATTGTCAGGCATACGGTGATTGACTATTACCGCAAGAAGGGTCGCCTGCAAAAGGAACAGCCGGTGGAGAATGACTTACTGGAGGCCGTGTCGGATACGACAGCATCCGCTGAAGAGGTGGCATCAAACCGGGAAAAACGCAGTCACGTATCTGATGCCTTTAACAGCCTACCGGAAGGGCACAGGGAGATTTTGTACTTACGGTTTATGGAGGGATTTTCCCTGAAAGAGACGGCACGGATTACGGGCAAGAGTGTGATGGCCGTTAAGTCCCTGCAAAAACGGGCGCAGGCGAAAATGGGCGAGCAAGTGGATGAGGAGGTGAACATCCATGTCTGA
- the rplL gene encoding 50S ribosomal protein L7/L12 — protein sequence MTHQDMIAAIKEMSVLELNDLVKAIEEEFGVTAAAPVAAAGAGAGEEAAAEQTEFDVVLESAGSSKIGVIKIVREITGLGLKDAKALVDGVPAPVKEGVEKAEAEEIKGKLEEAGASVELK from the coding sequence ATGACTCATCAAGACATGATCGCTGCGATCAAAGAAATGTCCGTACTTGAATTGAATGACCTTGTAAAAGCAATCGAAGAAGAATTTGGTGTAACTGCTGCTGCTCCTGTAGCTGCTGCAGGTGCCGGTGCCGGTGAAGAAGCCGCTGCTGAGCAGACTGAATTCGACGTAGTTCTTGAAAGTGCCGGATCTTCCAAGATCGGCGTTATTAAGATCGTTCGTGAAATCACTGGTCTTGGTCTTAAAGACGCAAAAGCACTCGTTGACGGTGTTCCTGCACCAGTCAAAGAAGGCGTTGAAAAAGCAGAAGCTGAAGAAATCAAAGGCAAGCTTGAAGAAGCAGGCGCTTCTGTTGAACTCAAGTAA
- the rlmB gene encoding 23S rRNA (guanosine(2251)-2'-O)-methyltransferase RlmB has product MTDANQDYVYGKNPVIEVLRSGQTVHKVWIAEDSMKGQMNQVLGLCKKMNVQVQTVPRKRLDQMADGIAHQGVIAQAAAYEYAEIDDLFARAKERGEDPFFLVLDELEDPHNLGSILRTADASGAHGVIIPKRRSVGLTSTVAKTSAGAIAHVPVARVTNLARTMDELKKQGLWFVGTDAKGDVSYEGMTVDLPLALVIGSEGKGMSRLVKEKCDFLVSIPLMGKVTSLNASVAASLLMYEVLRKRRELGMGADA; this is encoded by the coding sequence ATGACTGATGCCAATCAGGATTATGTATACGGGAAGAATCCGGTAATTGAAGTGCTCCGGAGCGGACAGACCGTTCACAAAGTCTGGATCGCGGAGGATTCCATGAAGGGCCAGATGAATCAGGTACTCGGGCTCTGCAAGAAGATGAATGTTCAGGTGCAGACGGTGCCGAGAAAGCGGCTTGATCAAATGGCGGACGGGATCGCCCATCAGGGCGTCATCGCCCAGGCGGCAGCTTATGAATATGCGGAAATTGACGACCTCTTTGCCCGGGCGAAGGAGCGCGGGGAGGACCCGTTTTTCCTCGTCCTCGATGAACTCGAAGACCCGCACAACCTCGGGTCGATTCTCCGAACCGCCGACGCGTCAGGTGCGCACGGCGTCATTATTCCAAAACGGCGCTCCGTGGGTCTTACGTCAACGGTGGCCAAGACGTCAGCCGGAGCCATCGCGCATGTGCCCGTTGCCAGGGTGACGAATCTTGCGAGGACAATGGATGAGCTGAAAAAGCAGGGTCTCTGGTTTGTCGGCACGGACGCCAAAGGGGATGTGTCGTATGAAGGCATGACCGTCGATCTGCCCCTCGCTCTCGTCATCGGCAGTGAAGGCAAGGGGATGAGCCGCCTCGTCAAAGAGAAATGTGATTTTCTCGTCAGCATTCCCCTGATGGGCAAGGTCACGTCGCTGAATGCTTCGGTGGCCGCGAGCCTGCTTATGTATGAAGTGCTCCGTAAACGGAGAGAACTGGGAATGGGAGCCGATGCGTAA
- a CDS encoding NYN domain-containing protein → MRNILLVDGYNIIGDWVELRDLQKTDLEGARDQLIEKMAEYQAYTGTEVIIVFDAHMVPGLGKSYRNFSVEILYTREKETADERIEKLVTELKRVDTKIYVATSDFVEQRVIFASGAYRKSARELRTEVSQLEKKIASDVSRTKATKLRGGIPINDEVKKMFERMRRGK, encoded by the coding sequence ATGCGTAATATCCTCCTCGTCGACGGCTACAACATCATCGGAGACTGGGTTGAGCTTCGGGATTTGCAAAAGACGGATCTCGAAGGAGCGCGGGATCAGCTGATTGAGAAAATGGCCGAATACCAGGCTTACACCGGCACCGAAGTCATCATCGTCTTTGATGCCCATATGGTCCCTGGGCTTGGCAAGAGCTACCGGAACTTCTCCGTGGAGATTCTGTACACCCGTGAAAAAGAGACGGCTGATGAACGCATCGAAAAGCTCGTCACCGAACTGAAACGGGTGGATACGAAAATCTATGTGGCCACGAGTGATTTTGTCGAGCAACGGGTGATCTTTGCGAGCGGTGCCTACCGGAAATCAGCCCGTGAGTTGCGAACCGAGGTCTCTCAGCTCGAAAAGAAAATCGCCAGTGATGTCAGCCGGACGAAAGCGACGAAGCTGCGCGGCGGGATCCCCATCAATGATGAAGTCAAGAAGATGTTTGAGAGAATGCGAAGAGGAAAATAA
- the rplA gene encoding 50S ribosomal protein L1, producing the protein MAKKGKKYQDALKQIDREKLYNISEAVELVQKNATSKFDETIEMAARLGVDPKKADQQIRGAMVLPHGTGKTQTVLVFAKGDKAKEAEAAGADFVGEDDLINKVAQGWMDFDVVVATPDMMAQVGKLGRTLGPKGLMPNPKTGTVTFDVTKAVEEIKAGKVEYRVDKSGNIHVPLGKASFDQQKLEENFTAMVDQLVKIKPAASKGTYLRNVSITSTMGPGLKVDVSGFKL; encoded by the coding sequence TTGGCTAAAAAAGGTAAAAAGTATCAAGATGCGCTGAAGCAAATTGATCGCGAAAAACTATACAATATCTCTGAAGCAGTTGAACTGGTTCAGAAGAACGCAACGTCCAAGTTCGACGAAACAATCGAAATGGCTGCACGTCTCGGCGTTGACCCGAAGAAAGCAGACCAGCAGATCCGTGGAGCGATGGTGCTTCCGCACGGAACAGGTAAGACACAGACTGTTCTCGTATTTGCAAAAGGTGACAAGGCGAAAGAAGCCGAAGCTGCAGGCGCAGACTTCGTTGGTGAAGATGATCTCATCAACAAGGTAGCGCAAGGCTGGATGGACTTCGACGTTGTCGTTGCCACACCGGACATGATGGCACAGGTTGGTAAGCTGGGTCGTACCCTCGGACCAAAAGGCCTCATGCCGAACCCGAAGACAGGCACTGTTACGTTTGACGTGACAAAAGCCGTCGAGGAAATCAAAGCAGGTAAAGTGGAATACCGTGTCGACAAGTCCGGTAACATCCACGTGCCACTCGGCAAAGCCTCTTTCGATCAGCAGAAGCTCGAAGAGAACTTCACTGCAATGGTTGATCAGCTCGTAAAGATCAAGCCGGCAGCATCAAAAGGTACGTATCTCCGTAACGTATCCATCACGTCCACAATGGGCCCTGGTCTGAAAGTGGATGTATCCGGCTTTAAATTATAA
- a CDS encoding class I SAM-dependent methyltransferase — MSDHYYTNKPGVKSSRRSFTDELRGQRLTFTVDKGVFSGGGVDFGSRLLIESFTEPETEGDLLDIGCGWGPIGIALAMSTDQRRINMIDVNERSVELARLNAEANGVADNVHIEQRDATEGLPGDGCAAILTNPPIRAGKDVVFAIYEEASRQLKHGGELWVVIQKKQGAPSTEEKLKALGLDVRTVTKKKGYVIFAGKKD, encoded by the coding sequence ATGAGTGACCATTACTATACGAATAAACCCGGTGTCAAAAGCAGTCGGCGCTCGTTCACGGATGAGCTCCGCGGCCAACGCCTGACGTTTACTGTTGATAAAGGCGTCTTCTCAGGGGGCGGCGTCGATTTTGGTTCGAGGCTGCTGATTGAGAGTTTTACCGAACCTGAGACAGAAGGTGACCTGCTGGACATCGGCTGTGGCTGGGGTCCTATCGGCATCGCCCTTGCGATGAGTACCGATCAGAGGCGGATCAACATGATCGATGTCAATGAACGCTCCGTCGAACTCGCGCGGCTTAACGCCGAGGCGAACGGCGTCGCCGACAACGTGCATATCGAACAGCGTGATGCAACGGAAGGGCTTCCGGGTGACGGCTGTGCGGCGATCCTTACCAATCCGCCGATCCGCGCAGGCAAAGATGTTGTCTTTGCGATTTATGAAGAGGCGAGTCGGCAGCTGAAGCACGGAGGCGAGCTTTGGGTCGTCATCCAGAAGAAGCAGGGCGCGCCGTCGACGGAAGAAAAACTGAAAGCGCTCGGACTGGATGTGCGTACCGTTACGAAGAAAAAAGGCTACGTCATCTTCGCCGGAAAAAAAGATTGA
- the rplJ gene encoding 50S ribosomal protein L10: MSAVIEQKKQVVDEIKTKLEESQSTIVVDYRGLDVSEITELRKQLREAGVDFKVYKNSMVRRATEAAGLTDLDEHLTGPTAIAFSNEDVVAPAKILNGFAKDHEALELKAGVIEGKVTGLEEIKALATLPSRDGLVSMLLSVLQAPIRNFALATKAVADQKEEQEA, translated from the coding sequence ATGAGCGCAGTAATTGAACAGAAGAAACAGGTTGTTGATGAAATCAAGACGAAGCTTGAAGAAAGCCAGTCTACGATTGTCGTTGACTACCGCGGTCTTGACGTAAGTGAAATCACTGAACTTCGTAAACAGCTTCGTGAAGCTGGTGTTGACTTCAAGGTGTACAAGAACTCCATGGTTCGCCGTGCAACTGAAGCAGCAGGTCTGACGGATCTCGACGAGCATCTGACAGGTCCTACCGCTATCGCATTCAGTAACGAAGACGTGGTTGCCCCTGCGAAGATCCTTAACGGATTCGCAAAGGACCACGAAGCTCTCGAACTGAAAGCCGGTGTCATCGAAGGAAAAGTAACCGGTCTTGAAGAAATCAAGGCGCTGGCTACACTGCCATCCCGCGATGGTCTTGTATCCATGCTCCTCAGCGTACTTCAGGCGCCTATCCGCAACTTCGCTTTGGCTACCAAAGCCGTTGCCGATCAGAAAGAAGAACAGGAAGCGTAA
- the nusG gene encoding transcription termination/antitermination protein NusG, whose protein sequence is MEKNWYVVHTYSGYENKVKTNLEKRVESMEMTDKIFRILVPVEEENEVKNGKSKVVTKKVFPGYVIVEMVMTDDSWYVVRNTPGVTGFVGSTGAGSKPTALLPDEADAILRQMGVEAPKAEVDFDLKESVKVKEGPFANFIGSIEDISAEKRKLKVHVNMFGRETPVELDFHQVEKI, encoded by the coding sequence ATGGAGAAAAACTGGTATGTAGTCCATACGTATTCCGGCTATGAGAACAAGGTGAAGACCAACCTGGAGAAGCGGGTTGAGTCCATGGAGATGACGGATAAAATCTTCCGCATTCTCGTTCCGGTTGAAGAAGAGAACGAAGTGAAGAACGGCAAAAGCAAGGTCGTGACCAAGAAAGTGTTCCCTGGTTACGTCATTGTCGAAATGGTCATGACCGACGACTCATGGTACGTCGTCCGCAATACCCCGGGCGTAACCGGCTTTGTGGGCAGCACCGGTGCGGGTTCGAAGCCGACGGCACTTTTGCCTGATGAGGCAGACGCCATCCTCCGTCAAATGGGTGTGGAAGCACCGAAGGCGGAAGTGGATTTCGATCTGAAGGAATCCGTCAAAGTCAAAGAAGGCCCGTTTGCGAACTTCATCGGATCCATTGAGGATATTTCCGCTGAAAAACGCAAGCTGAAAGTGCACGTCAACATGTTCGGCCGTGAAACCCCGGTTGAGCTCGATTTCCATCAGGTTGAAAAAATCTGA